One Ictalurus punctatus breed USDA103 chromosome 21, Coco_2.0, whole genome shotgun sequence genomic window carries:
- the acap3b gene encoding arf-GAP with coiled-coil, ANK repeat and PH domain-containing protein 3b isoform X2: MTVDFEECIKDSPRFRANIDEVETDVVDIEAKLDKLVKLCSGMIEAGRAYTNANKLLINGIRDLSHHCKEEMISEFLEKCGVSLQEIVNYHMILFDQAQRSIKQQLHTFVKEDVRKFKETKKQFDKVREDMEIAQVKNAQAPRNKPHEVEEANGTLIVTRKCFRQLSLDYVLQINVLQAKKKFEILDSMLSFMHAQYTLFQQGYNLLDELDPYMKKLAAELDQLVIDSAMEKRVMEHQHAVIQQRTLMQDFTCDDSKVEFNVDAPNGIVMEGYLFKRSTNAFKTWNRRWFSIQNSQLVYQKRLKDALTVVVEDLRLCSVKPCEDIERRFCFEVVSPTKSCMLQAESEKLRQAWIQAVQASIASAYREITDNYYIERLDRTASPSTSSIDSASEPRERSARGESVLQRVQSLPGNEVCCDCSQAEPRWASINLGILLCIECSGIHRSLGVHCSKVRSLTLDSWEPELMKLMCELGNTVINQIYEGACEERGLKKPGPNSTRQEKEAWIKAKYVERKFLKKMCGLEALVDGGRKSHHWHVKKCRRNNSVIGAPKTRHKYRHDGGSVSPANLSAAAAAAKFRRESLFCPDELDSLFSYFDTGSGPRSLSSDSGLGGSTDGSTDILVFGSVVDSVTEEECEDSEESSGEVEVEQETSDMEDVRELHPGVLLHKASQARNLPVMAEALAHGADVNSVNEENESKSPLIQAVTGGSLIACEFLLQNGADVNQKDARGRGPLHHATLLGHTGQVCLFLKRGASQTEVDEDGQDPLSIAVQAANADIVTLLRLARMNEEMREADGPLGHPGQYPGSSPTEQQYKKCIQEFICLTIDEC, from the exons AGCCAACATCGATGAGGTGGAGACAGATGTGGTCGACATCGAGGCCAAACTCGACAAG CTGGTGAAGCTGTGCAGCGGGATGATCGAGGCTGGCCGGGCGTACACCAACGCTAACAAGCTCCTTATCAATGGCATTCGAGACCTGTCACACCACTGCAAGGAGGAAATGATCTCT gagTTTCTGGAGAAATGTGGAGTGAGCCTTCAAGAAATCGTCAACTACCACATG ATCCTCTTTGACCAGGCCCAGAGGTCCATTAAGCAGCAGCTGCACACTTTTGTCAAGGA GGATGTGCGCAAGTTTAAGGAGACAAAGAAGCAATTTGACAAGGTGCGGGAGGACATGGAGATAGCGCAGGTGAAAAACGCTCAGGCTCCCCGAAACAAGCCGCATGAAGTGGAAGAAGCCAACGGCACACTTATCGTGACCCGGAAGTGTTTCCGACAACTCTCCCTCGACTATGTACTACAG ATCAATGTTTTACAGGCCAAGAAGAAGTTTGAAATCCTAGACTCG ATGCTGTCCTTCATGCATGCACAGTACACGCTGTTCCAGCAGGGATACAACCTTCTGGACGAGCTCGACCCGTACATGAAAAAGCTTGCTGCTGAG CTGGATCAGCTGGTGATCGACTCGGCCATGGAGAAGAGAGTGATGGAGCACCAGCACGCCGTCATCCAGCAGCGG ACTTTGATGCAG GACTTCACCTGTGACGATTCCAAGGTGGAATTCAATGTGGATGCCCCGAACGGGATTGTGATGGAGGGATATCTGTTCAAGCGATCTACAAACGCTTTCAAAACATGGAATAG GCGCTGGTTCTCAATACAAAACAGCCAGCTTGTCTATCAGAAGCGGCTTAAG GATGCTCTTACGGTCGTTGTGGAGGACTTGAGGCTTTGTTCCGTCAAACCTTGCGAGGACATAGAGCGGAGGTTCTGCTTCGAAGTGGTCTCACCTACAAA AAGCTGCATGTTGCAGGCCGAGTCTGAGAAGCTGCGTCAGGCCTGGATTCAGGCTGTGCAGGCCAGCATCGCCTCAGCCTACAGAGAGATCACAGATAACTACTATATAGAG CGTTTGGACAGAACGGCGTCTCCATCCACCAGCAGCATCGACTCGGCCAGTGAGCCACGGGAGAGGAGTGCGAGAGGGGAGAGTGTCCTGCAGAGGGTGCAGTCTCTCCCAGGAAACGAGGTGTGCTGTGACTGCAGTCAGGCCGAGCCACGCTGGGCCAGCATCAACCTGGGCATCCTGCTGTGCATCGAGTGTTCCGGCATCCACAG GAGTTTGGGTGTACACTGCTCAAAGGTGCGCTCTTTAACACTGGACTCCTGGGAACCagaattaatgaag tTAATGTGTGAGCTTGGAAACACGGTAATTAATCAAATCTATGAGGGTGCTTGTGAAGAAAGAGGTCTGAAAAAACCTGGACCCAACAGCACGAG GCAAGAGAAAGAGGCCTGGATCAAAGCTAAGTATGTGGAAAGGAAGTTCCTAAAGAAAATGTGTGGCTTAGAGGCGCTGGTCGATGGGGGTAGGAAGTCTCATCACTGGCATGTGAAGAAGTGCAGACGAAACAACAGCGTCATCGGAGCACCCAAAACTCGACACAAATACAGACATGATGGAGGAAGTGTGTCACCAGCTAACTTATCCGCAG CTGCTGCAGCAGCCAAATTCCGCAGAGAATCACTTTTCTGTCCCGATGAACTGGACTCACTTTTCTCCTACTTTGACACTGGCTCTGGGCCCCGCA GTCTCAGCAGTGACAGCGGACTTGGTGGCAGCACAGACGGCAGCACTGACATCCTGGTATTTGGCTCGGTGGTGGACAGTGTCACAGAAGAGG AGTGTGAAGACTCAGAGGAATCCAGCGGGGAGGTGGAGGTTGAACAAGAGACATCAGACATGGAGGACGTGCGAGAGCTGCATCCCGGCGTGCTGCTCCATAAAGCCTCACAAGCCCGAAACCTGCCGGTCATGGCTGAGGCGTTAGCGCACGGAGCAGACGTCAACTCCGTTAACGAAGAGAACGAGAGCAAGAGCCCTTTAATACAGGCTGTCACGGGG GGTTCTTTAATAGCCTGTGAATTCCTGCTGCAGAACGGAGCTGATGTAAATCAGAAAGATGCGAGAGGACGGGGCCCTCTTCACCATGCCACGTTATTGGGTCACACAGG GCAGGTATGTCTCTTCCTGAAGCGAGGAGCGTCTCAGACCGAGGTGGACGAGGACGGCCAGGACCCTTTGAGCATTGCTGTGCAGGCAGCTAACGCAGACATCGTGACTCT GTTGCGGTTGGCCCGGATGAACGAGGAAATGCGCGAGGCAGACGGCCCCCTCGGACATCCAGGTCAATACCCCGGCAGCAGCCCCACTGAGCAGCAGTACAAGAAGTGCATTCAGGAGTTTATCTGCCTTACCATAGATGAGTGCTAG
- the acap3b gene encoding arf-GAP with coiled-coil, ANK repeat and PH domain-containing protein 3b isoform X1 — protein sequence MRVAPSDALKPHGYKVHVHIPQWKGDYRSSLAVCSRLTFRARLRNARSGTFSDFPMLLDKLLVKMKIFGKFWRFDYALDFTCDDSKVEFNVDAPNGIVMEGYLFKRSTNAFKTWNRRWFSIQNSQLVYQKRLKDALTVVVEDLRLCSVKPCEDIERRFCFEVVSPTKSCMLQAESEKLRQAWIQAVQASIASAYREITDNYYIERLDRTASPSTSSIDSASEPRERSARGESVLQRVQSLPGNEVCCDCSQAEPRWASINLGILLCIECSGIHRSLGVHCSKVRSLTLDSWEPELMKLMCELGNTVINQIYEGACEERGLKKPGPNSTRQEKEAWIKAKYVERKFLKKMCGLEALVDGGRKSHHWHVKKCRRNNSVIGAPKTRHKYRHDGGSVSPANLSAAAAAAKFRRESLFCPDELDSLFSYFDTGSGPRSLSSDSGLGGSTDGSTDILVFGSVVDSVTEEECEDSEESSGEVEVEQETSDMEDVRELHPGVLLHKASQARNLPVMAEALAHGADVNSVNEENESKSPLIQAVTGGSLIACEFLLQNGADVNQKDARGRGPLHHATLLGHTGQVCLFLKRGASQTEVDEDGQDPLSIAVQAANADIVTLLRLARMNEEMREADGPLGHPDASLSQSPQRVKHKERISPRSVRSFGSFRTWLNTSPKM from the exons ATGAGGGTGGCGCCGTCAGACGCTTTGAAGCCACACGGCTATAAGGTTCACGTGCACATTCCTCAATGGAAAGGAGATTACCGTAGTTCATTAGCTGTATGTAGTAGATTGACTTTTCGAGCTCGTTTGAGGAACGCAAGGTCTGGAACCTTTTCCGATTTCCCCATGCTGCTGGACAAACTTCTTGTAAAGATGAAGATATTTGGGAAGTTCTGGAGGTTTGATTATGCTTTG GACTTCACCTGTGACGATTCCAAGGTGGAATTCAATGTGGATGCCCCGAACGGGATTGTGATGGAGGGATATCTGTTCAAGCGATCTACAAACGCTTTCAAAACATGGAATAG GCGCTGGTTCTCAATACAAAACAGCCAGCTTGTCTATCAGAAGCGGCTTAAG GATGCTCTTACGGTCGTTGTGGAGGACTTGAGGCTTTGTTCCGTCAAACCTTGCGAGGACATAGAGCGGAGGTTCTGCTTCGAAGTGGTCTCACCTACAAA AAGCTGCATGTTGCAGGCCGAGTCTGAGAAGCTGCGTCAGGCCTGGATTCAGGCTGTGCAGGCCAGCATCGCCTCAGCCTACAGAGAGATCACAGATAACTACTATATAGAG CGTTTGGACAGAACGGCGTCTCCATCCACCAGCAGCATCGACTCGGCCAGTGAGCCACGGGAGAGGAGTGCGAGAGGGGAGAGTGTCCTGCAGAGGGTGCAGTCTCTCCCAGGAAACGAGGTGTGCTGTGACTGCAGTCAGGCCGAGCCACGCTGGGCCAGCATCAACCTGGGCATCCTGCTGTGCATCGAGTGTTCCGGCATCCACAG GAGTTTGGGTGTACACTGCTCAAAGGTGCGCTCTTTAACACTGGACTCCTGGGAACCagaattaatgaag tTAATGTGTGAGCTTGGAAACACGGTAATTAATCAAATCTATGAGGGTGCTTGTGAAGAAAGAGGTCTGAAAAAACCTGGACCCAACAGCACGAG GCAAGAGAAAGAGGCCTGGATCAAAGCTAAGTATGTGGAAAGGAAGTTCCTAAAGAAAATGTGTGGCTTAGAGGCGCTGGTCGATGGGGGTAGGAAGTCTCATCACTGGCATGTGAAGAAGTGCAGACGAAACAACAGCGTCATCGGAGCACCCAAAACTCGACACAAATACAGACATGATGGAGGAAGTGTGTCACCAGCTAACTTATCCGCAG CTGCTGCAGCAGCCAAATTCCGCAGAGAATCACTTTTCTGTCCCGATGAACTGGACTCACTTTTCTCCTACTTTGACACTGGCTCTGGGCCCCGCA GTCTCAGCAGTGACAGCGGACTTGGTGGCAGCACAGACGGCAGCACTGACATCCTGGTATTTGGCTCGGTGGTGGACAGTGTCACAGAAGAGG AGTGTGAAGACTCAGAGGAATCCAGCGGGGAGGTGGAGGTTGAACAAGAGACATCAGACATGGAGGACGTGCGAGAGCTGCATCCCGGCGTGCTGCTCCATAAAGCCTCACAAGCCCGAAACCTGCCGGTCATGGCTGAGGCGTTAGCGCACGGAGCAGACGTCAACTCCGTTAACGAAGAGAACGAGAGCAAGAGCCCTTTAATACAGGCTGTCACGGGG GGTTCTTTAATAGCCTGTGAATTCCTGCTGCAGAACGGAGCTGATGTAAATCAGAAAGATGCGAGAGGACGGGGCCCTCTTCACCATGCCACGTTATTGGGTCACACAGG GCAGGTATGTCTCTTCCTGAAGCGAGGAGCGTCTCAGACCGAGGTGGACGAGGACGGCCAGGACCCTTTGAGCATTGCTGTGCAGGCAGCTAACGCAGACATCGTGACTCT GTTGCGGTTGGCCCGGATGAACGAGGAAATGCGCGAGGCAGACGGCCCCCTCGGACATCCAG